The following proteins come from a genomic window of Microbacterium sp. SY138:
- the ndk gene encoding nucleoside-diphosphate kinase gives MATEETLVLVKPDGVARGLTGAILARIEAKGYALVDIRLVEPDRDLLAEHYAEHEGKPFYEPLLEFMLSGPSVAIRLAGNRVIEGFRSLAGTTDPTTAAPGTIRGDFGRDWGLKVQQNLVHGSDSPESAARELGIWFD, from the coding sequence ATGGCCACCGAAGAAACCCTCGTCCTCGTCAAGCCCGATGGCGTCGCTCGCGGCCTCACCGGCGCGATCCTCGCCCGCATCGAGGCGAAGGGCTACGCCCTCGTCGATATCCGCCTGGTGGAGCCCGACCGCGACCTGCTGGCCGAGCACTACGCCGAGCACGAGGGCAAGCCGTTCTACGAGCCGCTGCTCGAGTTCATGCTCTCCGGCCCCTCGGTCGCCATCCGTCTCGCGGGCAACCGCGTGATCGAGGGCTTCCGCTCGCTCGCCGGCACCACCGACCCGACGACCGCTGCGCCCGGCACGATCCGTGGCGACTTCGGTCGCGACTGGGGCCTCAAGGTGCAGCAGAACCTCGTGCACGGCTCGGACAGCCCCGAGTCTGCCGCGCGCGAGCTCGGCATCTGGTTCGACTGA
- a CDS encoding vitamin K epoxide reductase family protein, protein MSEQRTRPVIYAVWLIIASVVGWFAAFQLTVEKFVLAANPDAVLSCNVSVMIQCGKNLESWQGEVFGFPNPILGIAGWMAPLFVGVALLAGSRFPRWFWLTFGAGVTFAFGLVCWLIWQSIYAPNLGVLCPWCMLTWSVTIPTFFATMLHLTRNGTFTSNEKTKARAEKLMAWVPLATILAYAVVILLAQLRGLDLLGEVIGMIF, encoded by the coding sequence ATGAGCGAGCAGCGCACCCGCCCCGTCATCTACGCCGTCTGGCTGATCATCGCAAGTGTGGTGGGCTGGTTCGCCGCCTTCCAGCTCACTGTCGAGAAGTTCGTCCTGGCGGCCAACCCTGACGCCGTCCTCAGCTGCAACGTGAGCGTGATGATCCAGTGCGGGAAGAACCTCGAATCCTGGCAGGGCGAGGTCTTCGGCTTCCCCAACCCGATTCTCGGTATCGCCGGCTGGATGGCGCCGCTGTTCGTCGGCGTCGCCCTGCTCGCGGGATCCCGCTTCCCGCGGTGGTTCTGGCTGACCTTCGGTGCCGGGGTCACCTTCGCCTTCGGCCTCGTGTGCTGGCTGATCTGGCAGAGCATCTACGCCCCCAACCTCGGCGTTCTCTGCCCCTGGTGCATGCTCACCTGGTCGGTCACCATCCCCACATTCTTCGCGACGATGCTGCACCTCACCCGCAACGGCACCTTCACCAGCAACGAGAAGACGAAGGCCCGCGCCGAGAAGCTGATGGCCTGGGTCCCGCTCGCGACGATCCTCGCGTACGCCGTCGTCATCCTGCTCGCTCAGCTGCGTGGCCTCGATCTCCTCGGCGAGGTCATCGGCATGATCTTCTGA
- a CDS encoding Rne/Rng family ribonuclease, with translation MADENNDNNAPTLDFPADAAGELTEPTAPGADDRAGSSGEGEEPSTAAEAAEAAEVAEAAEVAEDAAADDVAAGYAAADDAAAAADDAAAAAESIAEAVAEAKSEAENEAADEVPATDEAPVADEAPVADEAPAADDAPAVEEAPSAPEAPAPVTAVSLGLLPEVFVSQVSTQLHFYAPEIVPLPARPGRERIFDRIADRDQPQDDAAGRGRGRRRRGGSEGDDQREEPRQRQRVVEYITEPKAIKGSTRLEAKKQRRRDGRDAGRRRPVVTEAEFLARRESVDRKMVVRSKNGRTQIGVLEDGVLVEHYVARNQDASLIGNVYLGRVQNVLPSMEAAFVDIGRGRNAVLYSGEVDWDGVETGNQPRRIELALKPGDRVLVQVTKDPVGHKGARLTSQISLPGRYLVYVPGGSMNGISRKLPDNERARLKRILKEVLPESSGVIVRTAAEGATEDQLTRDVQRLTSQWEHIQKQVENQQAPALLHAEPDLLVKIVRDVFNEDFTKMLIQGEDAQQTIRAYLESVAPDLLERVEAYEDETDPFDAFRITEQIEKALDRKVWLPSGGSLVIDRTEAMTVVDVNTGKFVGSGGNLEETVTKNNLEAAEEIVRQLRLRDIGGIIVVDFIDMVLESNRDLVLRRLIECLSRDRTKHQVAEVTSLGLVQMTRKKLGLGLLETFSEACEVCAGRGVIVHHDPVVKHRSSSNGGGSNGGNGQSGRRQRGNGGSGNGQSQSAPSAPPVTHSITEGAKSALAQIAASTIAPAADGAPAVESADVAAEAPAAAERPKKARKKRGDRKGPKTPAEQLLDSVLDALPEPKAPGQGRGRRRVSTAALTGTPVSVNNEPSAPVAAADSES, from the coding sequence ATGGCCGATGAGAACAATGACAACAACGCCCCTACCCTCGACTTCCCGGCTGACGCCGCGGGAGAGCTGACGGAGCCCACGGCTCCCGGCGCGGACGACCGCGCGGGGTCTTCGGGCGAGGGCGAAGAGCCGTCCACTGCTGCGGAAGCCGCCGAGGCTGCAGAAGTGGCTGAGGCTGCAGAGGTGGCCGAGGACGCGGCCGCCGATGACGTCGCGGCCGGTTACGCGGCGGCGGATGACGCTGCTGCGGCTGCCGACGACGCCGCTGCTGCGGCCGAGTCGATCGCAGAGGCCGTCGCCGAGGCGAAATCGGAGGCGGAGAACGAGGCCGCTGACGAAGTGCCGGCTACGGACGAAGCTCCCGTCGCGGACGAAGCTCCCGTCGCGGACGAAGCTCCCGCTGCGGACGATGCCCCCGCGGTCGAAGAGGCTCCTTCTGCTCCCGAGGCTCCGGCTCCGGTGACCGCCGTCTCCCTCGGCCTGCTGCCCGAGGTGTTCGTCTCCCAGGTCTCCACGCAGCTGCACTTCTACGCGCCGGAGATCGTACCGCTGCCCGCACGTCCGGGTCGCGAGCGCATCTTCGACCGCATCGCCGACCGCGACCAGCCGCAGGACGATGCAGCCGGCCGAGGCCGCGGTCGTCGTCGCCGGGGTGGTTCCGAGGGTGACGACCAGCGCGAAGAGCCGCGTCAGCGTCAGCGTGTCGTCGAGTACATCACCGAGCCGAAGGCGATCAAGGGATCGACCCGTCTCGAGGCGAAGAAGCAGCGTCGCCGCGACGGTCGTGACGCCGGCCGCCGTCGCCCTGTCGTCACCGAGGCCGAGTTCCTCGCACGCCGTGAGTCCGTCGACCGCAAGATGGTCGTCCGTTCCAAGAACGGCCGCACTCAGATCGGCGTCCTCGAGGACGGCGTGCTCGTCGAGCACTACGTCGCCCGCAACCAGGACGCGTCGCTCATCGGAAACGTTTACCTGGGGCGCGTGCAGAACGTCCTCCCCAGCATGGAGGCCGCGTTCGTCGACATCGGGCGCGGGCGCAACGCCGTGCTCTACTCCGGTGAGGTCGACTGGGACGGCGTCGAGACCGGCAACCAGCCGCGTCGCATCGAGCTGGCCCTCAAGCCCGGCGACCGTGTTCTCGTGCAGGTCACGAAGGACCCCGTCGGCCACAAGGGTGCCCGTCTCACGAGCCAGATCTCGCTTCCCGGCCGCTACCTGGTCTACGTGCCGGGCGGGTCGATGAACGGCATCAGCCGCAAGCTCCCCGACAATGAGCGGGCGCGCCTCAAGCGCATCCTCAAAGAGGTGCTGCCGGAGTCCTCCGGCGTGATCGTCCGCACCGCGGCAGAGGGTGCGACCGAGGACCAGCTCACGCGCGACGTGCAGCGGCTCACCTCGCAGTGGGAGCACATCCAGAAGCAGGTCGAGAACCAGCAGGCGCCCGCGCTCCTGCACGCCGAACCCGACCTTCTCGTCAAGATCGTCCGCGATGTCTTCAACGAGGACTTCACGAAGATGCTCATCCAGGGTGAGGACGCCCAGCAGACCATCCGCGCCTACCTGGAGAGCGTCGCCCCCGACCTCCTCGAGCGCGTCGAGGCCTACGAGGACGAGACCGATCCGTTCGATGCATTCCGCATCACGGAGCAGATCGAGAAGGCTCTCGACCGCAAGGTATGGCTGCCCTCCGGCGGTTCGCTCGTGATCGACCGCACCGAGGCCATGACGGTCGTCGACGTCAACACCGGCAAGTTCGTCGGCTCCGGCGGAAACCTCGAGGAGACCGTCACCAAGAACAACCTCGAGGCGGCGGAGGAGATCGTCCGCCAGCTGCGTCTGCGCGACATCGGCGGCATCATCGTCGTCGACTTCATCGACATGGTGCTCGAGTCGAACCGCGACCTCGTGCTGCGTCGACTGATCGAGTGCCTGAGCCGCGACCGCACGAAGCACCAGGTGGCAGAGGTCACCTCGCTCGGCCTGGTGCAGATGACGCGCAAGAAGCTCGGTCTCGGCCTGCTCGAGACCTTCAGCGAGGCGTGCGAGGTCTGCGCCGGTCGCGGTGTCATCGTGCACCACGACCCCGTGGTGAAGCACCGTTCCAGCAGCAACGGCGGCGGCAGCAACGGCGGCAACGGGCAGAGCGGTCGTCGTCAGCGCGGCAACGGCGGCAGCGGGAACGGACAGAGCCAGAGTGCTCCCTCCGCTCCTCCGGTCACCCACAGCATCACCGAGGGCGCGAAATCGGCCCTCGCGCAGATCGCCGCCTCCACCATCGCCCCGGCGGCGGATGGCGCGCCCGCAGTCGAGTCGGCCGATGTCGCGGCTGAGGCGCCCGCGGCCGCCGAACGTCCGAAGAAGGCCCGCAAGAAGCGCGGCGACCGCAAGGGGCCGAAGACTCCCGCCGAGCAGCTCCTCGACTCGGTCCTCGACGCTCTTCCGGAGCCGAAAGCTCCCGGTCAGGGGCGAGGACGCCGTCGGGTGAGCACTGCTGCGCTCACCGGCACTCCCGTCTCGGTGAACAACGAGCCGTCAGCGCCGGTCGCGGCTGCGGATTCGGAGTCCTGA
- a CDS encoding DUF4031 domain-containing protein has product MTVLVDEPLWPAHGRLWAHLVSDESLDELHVFARANDVPARAFDLDHYDVPEEIIPRLVAAGAHHVQGKELVRRLIASGLRIRSRDRR; this is encoded by the coding sequence GTGACCGTACTCGTCGACGAACCCCTCTGGCCCGCCCACGGACGCCTCTGGGCGCACCTGGTCAGCGATGAGAGCCTCGACGAGCTGCACGTGTTCGCGCGCGCGAACGACGTCCCCGCACGTGCGTTCGACCTCGACCACTACGACGTGCCGGAGGAGATCATCCCCCGGCTCGTCGCCGCCGGCGCTCACCACGTGCAGGGCAAGGAACTGGTGCGCCGGCTGATCGCCTCAGGACTCCGAATCCGCAGCCGCGACCGGCGCTGA
- the rplU gene encoding 50S ribosomal protein L21, which translates to MVYAVVRAGGRQEKVEVGTIVQLDRVKAAQGEKIELAAVLLVDGATVTTDADSLAKVKVTAEVIGNLRGPKIIIQKYKNKTGYKKRQGHRQELTRVKITGIK; encoded by the coding sequence GTGGTTTACGCAGTAGTGCGCGCCGGTGGGCGGCAGGAGAAGGTCGAGGTCGGCACGATCGTTCAGCTCGACCGTGTCAAGGCTGCCCAGGGCGAGAAGATCGAGCTGGCCGCCGTGCTGCTCGTCGACGGCGCCACGGTGACCACCGACGCTGACTCGCTGGCGAAGGTCAAGGTCACGGCAGAGGTCATCGGCAACCTCCGCGGCCCGAAGATCATCATCCAGAAGTACAAGAACAAGACCGGCTACAAGAAGCGTCAGGGCCACCGCCAGGAGCTCACGCGCGTCAAGATCACCGGCATCAAGTAA
- the rpmA gene encoding 50S ribosomal protein L27, whose product MAHKKGASSTRNGRDSNAQRLGVKRFGGQQVLAGEIIVRQRGTHFHPGVNVGRGGDDTLFALAAGAVQFGAKGGRKVVNIVAAAE is encoded by the coding sequence ATGGCACACAAAAAGGGCGCAAGCTCAACCCGTAACGGTCGTGACTCCAACGCTCAGCGCCTCGGCGTGAAGCGCTTCGGCGGTCAGCAGGTCCTCGCCGGCGAGATCATCGTTCGCCAGCGCGGCACGCACTTCCACCCCGGCGTCAACGTCGGTCGTGGTGGCGACGACACGCTGTTCGCTCTGGCCGCCGGTGCGGTCCAGTTCGGCGCGAAGGGCGGCCGCAAGGTCGTCAACATCGTCGCCGCAGCTGAGTGA
- the obgE gene encoding GTPase ObgE codes for MVTFVDTVTLHLRAGKGGNGCVSVHREKFKPLGGPDGGNGGDGGDVVLVADPQTGTLLSYHHSPHRSSGNGGPGMGDHRSGFLGETLELPVPVGTVVKNTAGDVLIDMIIPGERFVVAKGGMGGLGNAALATPKRKAPGFALLGTPGHEGDIVLELKTVADIALVGYPSAGKSSLIGAISAARPKIADYPFTTLHPNLGVVQVGDFRYTVADVPGLIEGASEGRGLGLEFLRHVERCSALLHVLDCATLEPGRDPISDLDVILAELGAYEVPEGQTPLLERPQFIALNKIDVPEARDLAELVRPDLEARGFRVFEISTVSHEGLRPLTFALGELVEKARAEAALETPPERVVIRPRGSKKDFTIRVEGGTYGNVYRIMGEKPVRWVQQTDFQNEEAVGYLADRLEKLGVEDELFRLGAVQGSTVVIGEGDSIVFDWEPTMTSAAELMSAPRGTDPRLAPNSRRTTSERREQYYERMDAKAEARAEVETQRLAAYREDGE; via the coding sequence ATGGTCACGTTCGTCGACACCGTCACACTGCACCTGCGTGCGGGTAAGGGCGGCAACGGCTGCGTCTCCGTGCACCGCGAGAAGTTCAAGCCGCTCGGTGGTCCCGACGGCGGCAACGGTGGCGACGGCGGCGATGTCGTGCTCGTCGCCGACCCGCAGACCGGCACGCTGCTCTCGTACCACCACTCGCCGCATCGTTCCTCCGGCAACGGTGGGCCGGGCATGGGCGATCACCGCTCCGGATTCCTCGGCGAGACGCTCGAGCTGCCCGTTCCGGTCGGCACGGTGGTGAAGAACACCGCGGGCGACGTCCTCATCGACATGATCATCCCCGGCGAGCGGTTCGTCGTGGCCAAGGGCGGTATGGGTGGGCTCGGCAACGCCGCCCTCGCCACCCCCAAGCGCAAGGCTCCCGGCTTCGCGTTGCTCGGCACTCCCGGCCACGAGGGCGACATCGTCCTCGAGCTGAAGACCGTGGCCGACATCGCCCTCGTGGGGTACCCGTCGGCCGGCAAGTCGAGCCTGATCGGCGCGATCTCCGCCGCCCGCCCCAAGATCGCCGACTACCCGTTCACGACCCTCCATCCGAACCTCGGCGTGGTGCAGGTCGGCGACTTCCGCTACACGGTCGCCGACGTGCCCGGACTCATCGAGGGTGCGAGCGAGGGCCGAGGACTCGGTCTCGAGTTCCTCCGTCATGTCGAGCGCTGCTCGGCGCTGTTGCACGTTCTTGACTGCGCGACTCTGGAGCCCGGTCGCGACCCGATCTCCGACCTCGACGTCATCCTCGCGGAACTCGGCGCCTACGAGGTGCCCGAGGGACAGACGCCGCTCCTCGAGCGCCCGCAGTTCATCGCTCTGAACAAGATCGACGTCCCCGAGGCACGCGACCTCGCTGAGCTCGTGCGTCCCGATCTCGAGGCTCGCGGCTTCCGGGTGTTCGAGATCTCCACGGTCTCGCACGAGGGTCTGCGTCCCCTCACCTTCGCGCTGGGCGAGCTGGTCGAGAAAGCCCGTGCCGAGGCCGCGCTCGAGACGCCGCCGGAGCGCGTCGTCATCCGCCCGCGAGGCTCCAAGAAGGACTTCACCATCCGGGTCGAGGGCGGCACCTACGGCAACGTCTATCGCATCATGGGCGAGAAGCCGGTGCGCTGGGTGCAGCAGACCGACTTCCAGAACGAAGAAGCCGTCGGGTATCTCGCCGATCGTCTCGAGAAGCTCGGCGTCGAGGACGAGCTCTTCCGCCTCGGTGCGGTGCAGGGATCGACCGTCGTGATCGGCGAGGGCGACAGCATCGTCTTCGACTGGGAGCCCACCATGACCTCGGCGGCAGAGTTGATGAGCGCGCCTCGGGGGACCGACCCCCGTCTGGCACCGAATTCGCGCCGGACGACGTCGGAGCGACGCGAGCAGTACTACGAGCGCATGGATGCCAAGGCCGAGGCTCGCGCCGAGGTGGAGACGCAGCGTCTCGCCGCGTACCGCGAGGACGGCGAGTGA
- the proB gene encoding glutamate 5-kinase, translating into MTARTRADLATASRIVVKVGSSSISGDSSWRIPVIVEALAAAHARGAEVVLVSSGAIASGIPFLRLDARPTDLATQQAAAAVGQNILMYRYQESLRPFDIVAGQVLLTTGDLENPTSRSNARRAMERLLGLRTLPIVNENDTVATQEIRFGDNDRLGALVAQLIEADALILLSDIESLYTRPPTDPGAEPIDVVAPDADLTGLEFGATVVNSVGTGGAATKVSAARLAAASGIGVLVTSADLVEQALAGAEIGTWFEPATS; encoded by the coding sequence GTGACAGCACGCACACGCGCGGATCTGGCCACCGCGTCCCGCATCGTCGTCAAAGTCGGATCCTCCTCGATCAGCGGAGACTCGTCGTGGCGGATCCCCGTCATCGTCGAAGCTCTGGCCGCGGCGCATGCACGCGGAGCCGAGGTGGTCCTGGTGTCGTCTGGTGCGATCGCGTCCGGAATCCCGTTCCTGCGGCTCGACGCCCGCCCGACCGACCTCGCGACCCAGCAGGCCGCGGCGGCCGTTGGTCAGAACATCCTGATGTATCGCTACCAGGAGTCGCTTCGTCCCTTCGATATCGTCGCGGGGCAGGTGCTCCTCACCACCGGCGACCTCGAGAACCCGACATCGCGCTCCAACGCCCGTCGCGCGATGGAGCGGCTGCTCGGGCTTCGCACCCTGCCGATCGTGAACGAGAACGACACTGTCGCGACGCAGGAGATCCGCTTCGGCGACAACGACCGGCTCGGCGCGCTCGTCGCCCAGCTGATCGAAGCCGACGCGCTCATCCTTCTCAGCGATATCGAATCGCTGTACACGCGACCTCCGACGGACCCCGGCGCCGAACCGATCGATGTCGTGGCTCCCGATGCCGACCTGACCGGCCTCGAGTTCGGGGCGACCGTCGTCAACAGCGTCGGCACGGGAGGAGCGGCCACGAAGGTCTCGGCCGCGCGTCTCGCGGCGGCATCCGGCATCGGCGTCCTGGTCACCAGCGCCGACCTCGTCGAACAGGCCCTCGCCGGTGCGGAAATAGGAACCTGGTTCGAGCCGGCCACCTCATAA
- a CDS encoding glutamate-5-semialdehyde dehydrogenase, translating to MTDQTPQVRLERAKEASRAAAALTSDDKARVLEAIAVALLDAAPRIIEANARDIVRGRDEGIGESLIDRLRLDEKRVAALAAAVREVAALADPVGRVVGGHRMPNGVALEQVRVPFGVVGAIYEARPNVTVDIAALALRAGNAVVLRGGSAARESNTVLVDVMRRAVESVGLTSEAIQTVDDFGREGAKALMHGRGFIDVLVPRGSAGLIEAVVTESTVPVIETGAGNVHIFLDETAPDDWASDIVVNAKVQRPSVCNAVETVLVHRQAAPRLIPLVASALQSEGVAIHGDDMVAGMVSNVIPAVEEDWETEYLSLDIAIKVVDSLDEALDHIRRYSTGHTESIITTDSRNAERFLAEVDSAVVMVNTSTRFTDGGEFGFGAEVGISTQKLHARGPMGLSELTSTKWLARGSGQTRG from the coding sequence ATGACCGACCAGACCCCACAGGTGCGCCTGGAGCGCGCCAAAGAGGCCTCCCGCGCCGCTGCCGCGCTCACGAGCGACGACAAGGCGCGGGTGCTCGAAGCGATCGCCGTCGCCCTTCTCGACGCCGCGCCGCGCATCATCGAGGCGAACGCCCGCGACATCGTCCGTGGGCGTGACGAGGGCATCGGGGAGTCGCTCATCGACCGGCTGCGTCTCGACGAGAAGCGCGTGGCGGCCCTCGCCGCCGCTGTGCGCGAAGTCGCGGCCCTCGCCGACCCGGTCGGCCGCGTCGTCGGCGGGCACAGGATGCCCAACGGTGTCGCCCTCGAGCAGGTGCGCGTGCCGTTCGGAGTGGTCGGCGCCATCTACGAAGCCCGGCCGAACGTGACGGTCGACATCGCCGCGCTCGCGCTGCGCGCGGGCAATGCCGTCGTGCTGCGCGGGGGGAGTGCCGCGCGCGAGTCGAACACCGTGCTCGTCGACGTCATGCGGCGGGCGGTGGAGAGCGTTGGACTCACGAGCGAGGCGATCCAGACCGTCGATGACTTCGGTCGCGAGGGCGCGAAGGCGCTCATGCACGGTCGCGGCTTCATCGATGTGCTGGTGCCACGGGGGAGTGCCGGTCTCATCGAAGCCGTCGTCACGGAGTCGACCGTGCCCGTCATCGAGACCGGAGCGGGCAACGTCCACATATTCCTCGACGAGACGGCCCCGGACGATTGGGCGAGCGACATCGTCGTGAACGCCAAGGTGCAGCGCCCCAGCGTGTGCAACGCGGTGGAGACGGTGCTGGTGCATCGTCAGGCGGCTCCGCGTCTGATCCCGCTCGTGGCCAGCGCTCTGCAGAGTGAGGGCGTCGCGATCCACGGTGACGACATGGTCGCCGGCATGGTGTCGAACGTGATCCCGGCGGTCGAGGAGGACTGGGAGACCGAGTATCTGAGTCTCGACATCGCGATCAAGGTCGTCGACTCCCTCGACGAGGCCCTCGACCATATCCGCCGTTACAGCACGGGACACACGGAGTCGATCATCACGACCGACTCGCGCAACGCGGAACGCTTCCTCGCCGAGGTGGATTCCGCCGTCGTGATGGTCAACACGTCGACGCGCTTCACCGACGGCGGCGAATTCGGATTCGGCGCGGAGGTCGGCATCTCGACCCAGAAGCTGCACGCTCGCGGGCCCATGGGGCTGTCCGAGTTGACCAGCACGAAATGGCTCGCGCGTGGGTCGGGGCAGACCCGCGGCTGA
- the nadD gene encoding nicotinate-nucleotide adenylyltransferase: MNDAATTRPPRIGVMGGTFDPIHHGHLVAASEVANSFGLDEVVFVPTGHPWQKSGVSPSEHRYLMTVIATASNPQFTVSRVDIDREGPTYTIDTLRDLKRDRPDADLFFITGADAVAQILSWRDHDELWELAHFVAVSRPGHVLSTDGLPSDNVSQLEVPALSISSTDCRERVRDDQPVWYLVPDGVVQYIAKHHLYRSKA; encoded by the coding sequence ATGAACGACGCTGCGACCACGCGCCCCCCGCGCATCGGCGTGATGGGCGGTACGTTCGACCCCATCCATCACGGCCACCTCGTCGCAGCCAGCGAGGTCGCGAACTCCTTCGGGCTCGACGAGGTCGTCTTCGTGCCGACCGGCCACCCGTGGCAGAAGTCGGGAGTCTCGCCGAGCGAGCACCGCTACCTCATGACGGTCATCGCCACCGCCTCGAACCCGCAGTTCACGGTGAGCCGGGTCGACATCGACCGCGAGGGCCCCACCTACACGATCGACACACTGCGCGACCTGAAGCGTGATCGACCGGATGCCGACCTCTTCTTCATCACCGGAGCCGACGCCGTAGCGCAAATTCTCAGTTGGAGGGACCATGATGAGTTGTGGGAGTTGGCCCACTTCGTCGCGGTCTCACGCCCTGGACATGTCCTGAGCACAGACGGCCTCCCGAGCGACAACGTCAGCCAACTGGAAGTGCCGGCGCTGTCGATCTCGTCGACGGACTGCCGTGAACGCGTTCGCGACGATCAGCCGGTCTGGTATCTGGTCCCTGATGGGGTCGTTCAGTACATCGCGAAGCATCATCTGTATCGGAGCAAGGCATGA
- the rsfS gene encoding ribosome silencing factor, which yields MQSPETAEEMLRLAAQAAIDKGGEDLVALNVSEPLPLVDIFLLVTGNSERNVAAIADEIEDRLIESGHKRVRREGRAEARWVLLDFGDLIVHVFHQEERVYYGLERLWKDCPVVPIDVAEPATTDPS from the coding sequence ATGCAATCACCTGAAACTGCCGAAGAGATGCTGCGTCTCGCAGCACAAGCCGCCATCGACAAGGGCGGTGAAGATCTCGTCGCACTGAACGTGTCCGAGCCTCTTCCGCTCGTCGACATCTTCCTGCTCGTCACCGGAAACAGCGAGCGCAACGTCGCCGCCATCGCCGATGAGATCGAGGACCGGCTGATCGAGTCGGGCCACAAGCGCGTACGGCGCGAGGGGCGCGCGGAGGCCCGATGGGTGCTCCTCGACTTCGGCGACCTGATCGTGCACGTCTTCCATCAGGAGGAGCGCGTCTACTACGGCCTCGAGCGACTGTGGAAGGACTGCCCCGTCGTTCCGATCGACGTGGCAGAGCCCGCCACCACAGACCCGAGCTGA
- a CDS encoding SDR family oxidoreductase, with product MPTHLITGAGSGIGAVLARRLLDRGDDVVVLARDAGRARQIAESLLGASVLVADLAQPGRLSWALSKQHLPDRIDSLVHVAGVVDLGDVADLAPALWEQQLAVNLVAPAELTRLLLPVLRVSQGQVVFVNSGAGLRANAGWAAYAASKHGLRALADALRAEEAAHGVRVTSIYPGRTATPMQERVHQQEGQDYDAERFITPDAVVTTILTALDLPRDAEITDLTVRPGR from the coding sequence ATGCCCACGCACCTGATCACCGGTGCGGGTTCCGGCATCGGTGCAGTCCTCGCGCGCCGTCTGCTGGACCGTGGCGATGACGTGGTGGTGCTTGCCCGCGACGCCGGACGCGCCAGGCAGATCGCAGAGAGCCTTCTGGGAGCATCCGTCCTGGTCGCTGATCTGGCTCAGCCGGGTCGTCTGTCGTGGGCGCTGTCGAAGCAGCACCTGCCCGACCGGATCGACTCGCTCGTGCACGTCGCCGGGGTCGTCGACCTCGGTGACGTGGCCGACCTCGCTCCCGCGTTGTGGGAACAGCAGCTGGCCGTGAACCTCGTGGCTCCTGCCGAGCTCACGCGCCTTCTGCTGCCCGTTCTGCGCGTGTCGCAAGGGCAGGTCGTATTCGTGAACTCGGGGGCGGGACTGCGTGCCAACGCCGGGTGGGCGGCATATGCGGCGTCGAAGCACGGTCTCCGGGCCCTCGCCGATGCGTTGCGAGCCGAGGAGGCCGCACACGGTGTGCGCGTGACCTCGATCTATCCCGGTCGCACGGCCACTCCCATGCAGGAGCGTGTGCACCAGCAGGAGGGGCAGGACTACGACGCGGAGCGTTTCATCACCCCCGACGCCGTCGTCACGACCATCCTCACCGCCCTCGATCTTCCGCGAGACGCGGAGATCACCGACCTCACGGTGCGGCCGGGTCGCTGA